The Candidatus Eisenbacteria bacterium genome includes the window TTTCTTCATCATCGCCCTGCCGAGCCGGTTTCGAGGGAGCATCCCCTTCACCGCGAGGCGGACGATCTCCTCCGGCTGATCCGCCTGCAGATCGCGGAACCGGGTGAGCGAATGCCCGCCCGGATAGAGCGAGTGACGGAAGTAGATCTTGTTGTCGCGCTTCCGTCCGGTCACACGCACCTTCTGCGCGTTGATCACGATGACGTGATCCCCGACATCCAGGTGCGGTGAGTAGGTCGGCTTGCGCTTCCCTTTCAGGACGCTCGCGATCTCGCTCGCCAACCGTCCCAAAATTTGCCCCTCGGCATCCGCGACGAACCAATCTTGGCGGATCTCCGAGGCGCGCACCGAATACGTGCCCATCCGACGACCTCCGTTAGCTGGGTTAGAAGGACCAAACGCAAGAGGTTACCAAGCCCGCGCCGGGCGTGTCAATCGGCTCCGAGCGCATAGGGCGGGCCCCGGAAGAGGCCCCGGTCCGTGACGATGGCGCTGATATGCCGTGCAGGCGTCACGTCGAACGCGGGATTTCGGGCCTGAACCCCCTCCGGCGCGGCGGGAACTCCCCGGATCCGAACGACTTCGGACGGATCGCGCTCCTCGATCACGATCCCCGACCCGTCCGCCGTCCCGGGATCGATCGTGGACGAAGGCGCGACCACCACGAAGGGAACGCCGGCCTCCCGGGCCGCGAGCGCCAGCCCGAGGGTCCCGATCTTGTTCGCCGTATCGCCGTTTCGGGCGATGCGGTCGGCCCCGACCAGGACACCCTGGATCCCCTCCCGGAGGATCGTATGCGCGGCGGCGGAATCGACGATCAGCCGCACCCGAACCTCCGCGCGCTGAAGCTCGAACGTCGTGAGGCGCGCGCCTTGGAGGAGCGGCCGCGTCTCCGTCGCCCACACTTCGATGCCGCCGGGGCGACGTCGATTTAGCTCGAGCAGAACCGCGAGGGCGGTGCCCCCGCCTCCGGTCGCGAGGCCGCCGGTATTGCAGTGCGTCAGGAACCGGGTCTCCGATGGGAAGAGCGTGGCCCCGTGCGTCGCCATGGC containing:
- the rplM gene encoding 50S ribosomal protein L13; this translates as MGTYSVRASEIRQDWFVADAEGQILGRLASEIASVLKGKRKPTYSPHLDVGDHVIVINAQKVRVTGRKRDNKIYFRHSLYPGGHSLTRFRDLQADQPEEIVRLAVKGMLPRNRLGRAMMKKLKIYAGTDHPHVAQTPRPFPWSNGKLMTGGE
- the mtnA gene encoding S-methyl-5-thioribose-1-phosphate isomerase — translated: MTLDPLRFEPDRVLVLDQTLLPGEEKWIDVRDADAMAAAIARLQVRGAPAIGIAAALALAVEGSRGGSVAERMARLAKAGGVLVASRPTAVNLAWAVDRVLGVARKVLQSGGEKGDPNRWTEAVRAEALAIWEEDRAASRAMATHGATLFPSETRFLTHCNTGGLATGGGGTALAVLLELNRRRPGGIEVWATETRPLLQGARLTTFELQRAEVRVRLIVDSAAAHTILREGIQGVLVGADRIARNGDTANKIGTLGLALAAREAGVPFVVVAPSSTIDPGTADGSGIVIEERDPSEVVRIRGVPAAPEGVQARNPAFDVTPARHISAIVTDRGLFRGPPYALGAD